A genomic region of Nostoc sp. UHCC 0702 contains the following coding sequences:
- a CDS encoding serine/threonine protein kinase, translated as MLGSKLLGERFQVVSVLSEGAFCHTYMVEDTYLSHRPIRVIKHFLPSNKYSIPVKVRRKLFNREVEALKQLSNSDLVPHLLADFEDNLEFYLVQEFIEGHPLSEELSRGRCWSESKVFQLLQEILSILDFVHSYGLIHRDVKPSNIIRRKQDNRLVLIDFGAVKPIWNQLVTGQRKTPMFTSVEQHTTIAIGTPGYMPNEQQRGKPHPNSDIYALGMIGIQALTGVHPTQLPEDPNTGEVIWQNLVQVSPGLASLLNKMVRYHFQDRYKSAKEALEALFSISNFYQAKQEFNSTTFKPQTFSYRQDNNKFFQSNVSSILGDQTSETTLPDTLLPVTNLYPPMQELAPNILPFQTATQGKDTNQIFGENLSSVLDDQTSNTAISIVSQKSPLLIGLIVGAVSGLVLMVVSYWFVQIISPDPQIENLPIQPQKESL; from the coding sequence ATGTTAGGCAGCAAGTTACTAGGAGAGCGCTTCCAGGTTGTTAGTGTTTTAAGTGAAGGTGCGTTTTGTCATACGTACATGGTTGAAGACACTTACCTCTCCCATCGTCCTATCCGCGTTATCAAACATTTCTTGCCAAGCAATAAATATTCTATACCAGTAAAAGTCCGGAGAAAGTTATTTAACCGCGAAGTAGAAGCCTTAAAGCAACTCAGCAACTCTGACTTAGTTCCTCATCTTTTAGCTGATTTTGAAGATAACCTTGAGTTCTACTTGGTGCAAGAGTTCATTGAAGGGCATCCCCTCAGCGAGGAACTGTCCCGTGGTCGTTGCTGGTCTGAAAGCAAAGTTTTTCAACTACTGCAAGAGATTTTGAGCATCCTAGATTTTGTTCACAGTTATGGGCTAATTCATCGAGATGTCAAGCCGAGCAATATCATTAGACGCAAGCAGGACAATCGCTTAGTACTGATTGATTTTGGTGCTGTCAAGCCAATTTGGAATCAATTGGTCACAGGTCAAAGAAAAACTCCAATGTTTACTTCTGTTGAACAACACACTACGATCGCGATCGGTACACCAGGGTATATGCCTAATGAGCAACAGCGAGGCAAACCGCACCCCAATAGTGATATTTATGCTTTGGGGATGATTGGCATCCAAGCGTTAACAGGTGTACACCCAACACAACTACCAGAAGATCCCAATACAGGTGAAGTTATTTGGCAAAACTTGGTGCAAGTTAGTCCTGGGCTAGCCTCGCTACTCAACAAAATGGTGCGCTATCACTTTCAAGACCGATATAAATCGGCAAAAGAAGCACTGGAAGCACTTTTTTCAATCAGTAATTTCTACCAAGCAAAACAGGAGTTCAACTCTACTACATTCAAGCCTCAAACCTTCTCATACAGGCAGGACAATAATAAATTTTTCCAGAGCAATGTATCATCAATTTTAGGCGACCAGACCAGTGAGACTACCCTACCAGACACGCTCTTACCAGTAACCAATCTCTACCCGCCAATGCAGGAGTTAGCTCCTAATATATTACCGTTTCAAACTGCAACACAAGGAAAAGATACCAATCAAATTTTTGGCGAGAATCTCTCATCAGTCTTGGATGACCAAACAAGCAATACTGCAATTTCGATTGTTTCTCAGAAATCACCTTTGCTGATTGGCTTGATAGTAGGTGCGGTATCTGGGTTAGTTCTAATGGTTGTGAGTTATTGGTTTGTACAAATTATTTCCCCTGATCCTCAAATTGAAAATTTGCCAATTCAACCACAAAAAGAGTCACTTTAG
- a CDS encoding DUF3086 domain-containing protein — protein MNSEESQTPEPIDEWLEQAQEQNSTGKNPSENSSGELVLQTQAPTSSIKTQLNYTNSQPPISNAEVANSGNEPTQEPDAEFTVQSEAETAPLGSQIELQSDNNSVYAEAAQRVAELQRTEAALKEEIVNLQSSYKTLQAQVSETQTSLGRLVQESLVQLEQRKQTLQISVEQLERRQERIRNEMRTTFAGASQDLAIRVQGFKDYLTGSLQDLAAAAEQLQLIPPVTEREKPTVKETKQAEPQPGIPQFAPQQFQDTTKQIRRLIEQYRSQPDYYGPAWQLRRTFEPVHAERVSNWFFSQGGRGALRTMGSRLQNILIASAAISILHKLYGDRLRTLVLANTPERLGEWRRGLQDCLGIGRPDFGPDRGVVLFETPEAVAQKADRLVKANQLPLILIDDSEEQISLALLQFPLWLAFAPDPKTVRNYDNDF, from the coding sequence ATGAACTCCGAGGAATCTCAAACCCCAGAACCAATTGATGAGTGGCTAGAACAAGCACAAGAACAAAACTCTACAGGTAAAAATCCTTCAGAAAACTCATCTGGAGAATTAGTGCTGCAAACACAAGCGCCAACTTCATCAATTAAGACACAACTAAATTACACAAATTCTCAGCCGCCCATCTCCAATGCAGAAGTGGCAAATTCTGGTAATGAACCAACACAAGAGCCAGATGCCGAGTTTACTGTGCAGTCGGAAGCAGAAACTGCCCCCTTAGGGTCACAAATAGAATTACAATCAGATAATAATTCAGTCTACGCAGAAGCTGCACAGCGTGTGGCAGAGTTACAACGCACTGAAGCAGCCCTCAAAGAAGAAATAGTCAATTTACAAAGTTCCTACAAAACTCTTCAGGCACAAGTGAGTGAAACTCAAACCTCACTGGGACGACTTGTACAAGAGTCCTTGGTGCAGTTAGAACAACGCAAACAGACGCTGCAAATTTCTGTAGAACAGCTAGAACGCCGTCAAGAACGTATTCGCAACGAAATGCGTACCACTTTTGCAGGAGCATCGCAAGACTTAGCTATTCGCGTACAGGGTTTTAAAGATTATCTCACAGGTAGTTTACAGGATTTGGCAGCAGCAGCAGAGCAGTTGCAACTAATTCCTCCTGTAACAGAACGAGAAAAACCAACTGTCAAAGAAACCAAGCAAGCTGAACCCCAGCCAGGAATACCACAGTTTGCCCCACAGCAGTTTCAAGATACCACGAAGCAAATTCGCCGTTTAATCGAGCAATATCGCAGCCAACCAGATTATTACGGCCCCGCGTGGCAACTACGCCGCACCTTTGAACCAGTCCACGCTGAACGGGTATCTAATTGGTTTTTTAGCCAAGGTGGACGCGGTGCTTTACGGACGATGGGTAGCCGCTTACAGAATATTTTGATTGCTTCAGCAGCAATTTCAATCCTACACAAATTGTATGGCGATCGCCTCCGTACACTGGTTTTAGCTAATACGCCAGAACGTTTAGGTGAATGGCGACGCGGTTTGCAAGACTGCCTAGGAATTGGTCGCCCAGATTTTGGCCCCGACCGAGGAGTAGTATTATTTGAAACTCCAGAAGCTGTAGCGCAGAAAGCAGACCGCTTAGTAAAAGCCAATCAATTACCTTTGATTCTAATTGACGATTCGGAAGAGCAAATCAGTTTAGCACTGCTGCAATTTCCTTTGTGGTTAGCCTTTGCCCCAGACCCCAAAACAGTGAGAAATTATGATAATGATTTTTGA
- a CDS encoding DUF3119 family protein translates to MFSNKVGFAAVSSSFAPNLASTVELKPSYNIPIVLVIGAIPLLIVQPLVGGAIAFLGLFLLFQTVTLRLQFTATDLDLYRGEKLIRRFPYQEWQNWRIFWDGFPVLFYFKEIKSIHFLPILFDPNTLKTCLEQRCPRI, encoded by the coding sequence ATGTTTAGTAATAAAGTAGGATTTGCAGCTGTGAGCAGTTCATTTGCGCCTAACTTGGCATCAACCGTGGAACTCAAACCTAGCTACAATATCCCTATAGTGTTGGTGATTGGTGCTATTCCACTACTGATTGTGCAACCTTTAGTAGGAGGCGCGATCGCATTCCTTGGGTTATTTCTTTTGTTTCAAACTGTAACGTTGCGTTTGCAATTTACCGCCACAGACTTAGATCTTTACAGAGGCGAAAAATTAATCCGGCGCTTTCCCTACCAAGAATGGCAAAACTGGCGTATCTTTTGGGATGGATTTCCTGTCCTGTTTTACTTCAAAGAAATCAAAAGTATTCATTTTTTACCAATTTTGTTCGACCCCAACACCCTGAAAACTTGCCTAGAACAACGTTGCCCACGCATATAG
- a CDS encoding MlaE family lipid ABC transporter permease subunit codes for MSETTSKSSLGAWSQRLLAAIFLGGQVIVHLFKGKINWRNTLEQMATVGPDSVFIALLTAVFVGAVFTIQVAREFINFGAGNLVGGVLAVALTRELSPVLTAVVLAGRVGSAFAAEIGTMRVTEQIDAMLILRTDPIDYLVIPRLLACCLMLPILTLLSLITGMAGGLIIATNIYNLSDTVFLDSARNLVGVWDICSAMVKACCFGLLIAVIGCSWGLTTTGGAKGVGQSTTTAVVTALLIIFISNFFLSWLMFQGTGSALLQGF; via the coding sequence TTGAGCGAGACTACATCCAAATCCAGTTTAGGGGCATGGAGTCAGCGGCTGCTGGCAGCGATTTTTTTAGGTGGACAAGTGATAGTCCACTTATTCAAGGGCAAAATCAACTGGCGCAACACCTTAGAGCAAATGGCAACAGTTGGGCCAGATTCCGTCTTTATAGCCTTATTGACAGCTGTTTTTGTCGGCGCAGTATTTACTATTCAGGTGGCACGGGAATTTATCAATTTTGGTGCTGGCAATCTTGTCGGCGGAGTCCTAGCAGTAGCATTGACACGAGAACTTTCACCCGTGCTGACTGCGGTTGTTTTAGCAGGACGAGTTGGTTCTGCTTTTGCAGCGGAAATAGGTACTATGCGGGTGACAGAACAAATTGATGCGATGTTGATCTTAAGAACCGATCCAATCGATTACCTGGTTATCCCGCGCTTACTTGCTTGTTGTCTCATGTTGCCAATTTTAACCCTGCTCTCTCTAATCACAGGTATGGCGGGAGGATTGATCATTGCAACAAATATTTATAATCTCTCGGACACAGTATTTCTAGATTCAGCTCGTAACCTGGTGGGTGTCTGGGATATATGTAGTGCAATGGTGAAAGCATGTTGCTTTGGCTTGTTAATTGCCGTAATTGGTTGCAGTTGGGGCTTGACGACCACAGGAGGAGCCAAAGGCGTAGGACAATCAACTACAACTGCTGTTGTTACAGCTTTGCTAATTATATTTATTAGCAACTTCTTTCTTTCATGGTTAATGTTTCAGGGAACTGGTAGCGCACTTTTGCAAGGATTTTAG
- the aroH gene encoding chorismate mutase, with product MEWQMRAIRGATTVSENTIEAMRESVTELLDELESRNQLQPEEMISVTFSVTRDLDAIFPAAIARARPGWDNVAMLDVQQMHVEGSLQRCIRFLIHAYLPTSTPIQHTYLRNAASLRPDWSLPQSLQASQPAVKSKVENTHANYM from the coding sequence GTGGAGTGGCAAATGCGGGCTATTCGCGGAGCAACAACAGTTTCAGAGAATACCATTGAAGCAATGCGAGAATCTGTAACAGAACTATTAGATGAATTAGAAAGCCGAAATCAACTCCAGCCAGAGGAGATGATTAGTGTCACTTTCTCGGTGACACGAGATCTCGATGCAATTTTTCCAGCTGCGATCGCTAGAGCGCGTCCTGGTTGGGATAATGTGGCCATGTTGGATGTGCAGCAAATGCACGTCGAGGGGAGTTTACAGCGCTGCATTCGGTTCTTAATCCATGCTTATCTGCCAACTTCCACCCCAATACAACATACATATTTACGTAACGCTGCCAGTTTGCGTCCAGACTGGAGTTTGCCCCAGTCATTACAAGCATCACAACCAGCAGTTAAGTCAAAAGTGGAGAATACCCATGCAAATTACATGTAA
- the sppA gene encoding signal peptide peptidase SppA, whose amino-acid sequence MVWPFKSKFRKQIARIEITGAIAGSTRKRVLEALKTVEEKKFPALLLRIDSPGGTVGDSQEIYSALKSLRKKTKIVASFGNISASGGVYIGMGAEHIMANPGTITGSIGVILRGNNLERLLEKIGVSFKVIKSGPYKDILAFDRQLTEPEENILQELIDTSYQQFVQTVAEARSLAVETVKSFADGRIFTGQQALELGVIDRLGTEEDARRWTAELVNLDPDKTPCYTLEEPKPLLSRVLPGSRQVSSRLGAGVDWLEFEMSTSGLPLWLYRP is encoded by the coding sequence ATGGTTTGGCCTTTTAAGTCCAAGTTTCGTAAACAAATTGCCCGGATTGAAATTACTGGTGCGATCGCAGGTTCTACTCGCAAACGCGTATTAGAAGCCTTGAAAACCGTAGAAGAAAAAAAGTTTCCTGCTTTACTTCTACGCATTGATAGTCCTGGGGGAACAGTTGGAGATTCTCAAGAAATCTACAGCGCCCTGAAGAGTTTGCGTAAAAAAACCAAAATCGTTGCCAGCTTTGGCAATATTTCAGCTTCTGGTGGTGTCTACATCGGTATGGGAGCTGAACACATCATGGCTAACCCAGGTACAATCACGGGTAGCATTGGTGTAATTCTGCGGGGGAATAACTTAGAACGCCTATTAGAAAAAATTGGTGTTTCTTTCAAAGTGATTAAATCCGGCCCTTACAAAGATATTTTGGCATTCGACCGACAATTGACCGAGCCAGAAGAAAATATTCTGCAAGAGTTGATTGACACAAGTTATCAGCAATTTGTGCAAACAGTAGCTGAAGCACGTTCTTTGGCTGTAGAAACGGTGAAAAGTTTTGCTGATGGTCGGATTTTTACCGGACAACAAGCTCTAGAATTGGGTGTTATAGACCGTCTGGGAACAGAAGAAGATGCACGTCGCTGGACGGCAGAATTAGTTAATCTTGATCCTGACAAAACACCTTGTTATACGCTAGAAGAACCAAAACCTTTATTGAGTCGTGTGCTACCTGGGAGTCGTCAGGTTTCATCAAGACTAGGCGCAGGTGTTGACTGGCTTGAATTTGAAATGTCTACCAGTGGTCTACCACTGTGGTTATATCGACCATAA
- a CDS encoding substrate-binding domain-containing protein: protein MTNDSRKSMSLSQDAIQMIRGLVIGELVTIAIIGGLWLWLRPRLQVDKNAFSSSSQRLETASFTAGSSFKSVTNVPSGSFNYGGSTAWAPIRQLVDSQIQFTRPELQLRYVNPAKDSPGSGSGIRMLLDGKLDFTGSSRPLTSEEQEIARQRGFTLEQRQIGIDGIAVVVHPALEVAGLTVEQLQQIYLGQITNWKQVNGPDLPITPFSQHPENADVLLVSGKQVLDKQALGPDVQYVYSSTEALRRVNQTPGGVYYASARGIVHQCMVKPLPLGFTSGQLIPPYREPLVPANQCPQKRNQFNTEVIKDGSYPITTKLFVIIKQNKGREQQVGEAYTRFLETEQGQKAIQQTGFVPEKIQKPVAWNHRQ from the coding sequence ATGACTAATGATAGCAGAAAAAGCATGTCACTTAGCCAAGATGCCATACAGATGATCAGAGGTTTGGTAATTGGCGAACTAGTTACAATTGCAATCATTGGCGGACTTTGGTTATGGCTCAGACCCCGCCTCCAGGTCGATAAGAATGCTTTTTCTTCCTCAAGTCAACGTCTAGAAACGGCTTCGTTTACTGCTGGTTCCAGCTTTAAATCTGTTACAAATGTACCCAGCGGCTCATTTAACTACGGTGGAAGTACTGCCTGGGCACCGATTAGGCAACTCGTAGATTCTCAGATCCAGTTTACCCGCCCGGAGCTACAGTTACGCTACGTAAATCCTGCAAAGGATAGCCCTGGTTCCGGTTCGGGTATTCGGATGCTGCTCGATGGTAAATTGGATTTCACAGGGTCTTCTCGTCCCCTGACATCTGAAGAACAAGAAATAGCTCGCCAGCGAGGGTTTACACTTGAGCAACGCCAGATTGGTATTGACGGCATAGCAGTAGTAGTTCATCCAGCCCTAGAAGTGGCAGGCTTAACTGTAGAACAATTACAGCAGATTTATCTGGGACAGATTACTAACTGGAAGCAAGTGAATGGCCCAGACCTACCTATCACCCCCTTTTCCCAGCATCCAGAAAATGCTGACGTGCTATTAGTTTCTGGTAAGCAAGTTTTGGACAAGCAAGCCCTTGGCCCTGATGTTCAGTATGTCTATTCCTCCACAGAAGCACTGCGGCGTGTCAACCAAACTCCTGGTGGTGTGTATTATGCTTCTGCCAGAGGAATAGTGCATCAATGTATGGTCAAGCCTCTACCCCTTGGTTTTACTTCTGGTCAGCTAATTCCCCCGTACCGTGAACCCCTAGTACCAGCAAACCAGTGTCCGCAAAAACGTAATCAGTTCAACACTGAAGTGATCAAAGATGGTAGTTATCCAATTACCACGAAATTATTTGTAATTATTAAGCAAAACAAAGGTCGTGAACAGCAAGTTGGAGAAGCTTACACTCGATTTTTAGAGACCGAACAAGGACAAAAAGCAATTCAGCAAACTGGCTTTGTGCCAGAAAAAATTCAGAAGCCAGTAGCCTGGAATCATCGGCAGTAA
- a CDS encoding transposase, producing MLDWDNQTICCPNQVTLPFSVGGKVQFPKNICATCPFRERCTTSKTGRSVSIHPDEPLFRELQQRQLSPVGRAKLRERVAVEHSLSHIGRWQGDEARYVGSRKNLFDLRRTAVVHNLHVLAKIFTHTTEQSATSS from the coding sequence ATCCTGGATTGGGACAATCAGACTATTTGCTGCCCTAATCAAGTCACTTTACCTTTTAGTGTCGGTGGCAAAGTTCAGTTCCCCAAAAATATTTGTGCAACTTGTCCGTTCAGGGAACGCTGTACTACTTCCAAAACTGGGCGCAGTGTTTCTATTCATCCTGATGAACCATTATTTCGGGAACTACAACAACGTCAACTCAGCCCTGTTGGTCGTGCCAAGCTCCGTGAACGTGTTGCTGTTGAGCATTCCTTATCCCACATTGGTCGATGGCAGGGGGATGAAGCTCGTTACGTTGGTTCTCGCAAAAATCTCTTCGATCTTCGCCGTACCGCCGTTGTTCATAATCTTCATGTTCTTGCCAAAATTTTTACTCACACCACTGAGCAGTCTGCTACTTCATCCTGA